From the Populus nigra chromosome 13, ddPopNigr1.1, whole genome shotgun sequence genome, the window CATACAATGACCTGTTTTCTGTTTATGTCCCCTTGGTTGCGCCCCATTGAGTCCGAGATTGATTGAAGCAGTGATATTTGGCTGTATCCCTGTTATTATAGGTGACAACATTGTTTTACCATTTGCTGATGCAATCCTATGAGAAGAAATTGGGGTATTTGTAGACAAGAAAGATGTACCAAATTTGGACACCATACTCTCTTTCATTCCACTTGAAGTGATACTGAGGAAGCAGAGACTGCTTGCAAACCCTTCTGTTGGTTTTAATTCTCTAGTTGTGGAGCACAAGATGAAAAAGCATAGCAGACGTGAAAAAGAATTGGAAGAAGATGATATTATTGATTTCATAATACTCTTAAATAGAGATAGAGTTTTACTTGGAAACAAAGactattcaaaatttaaaaattgcataacaaacaaatcaaatgtaATTAGAAATTTTATTCCTAAAATCTTGGTCTTCAAGTAGAGATCTTCATTGACGAAATCCCTTGAACAAGCAACAACAAAGCTTCCTGGTCTTCTGCAGCTTTCTAAGATATTTTTTCAACACTCCTCTTTATCTTAACAACAGTAGACACCAAGCTTACTTCTTAAATCTTCAAAATTTGCCTTTGAAAAAGCTATAGTTAGAACATCTACAATCTGATCATTAGTTCTGCAATATAGCAGAGTAACTTCTTCTTTCTGAGCTTCTCTTAGaaaatataacttgattttaaaatgCTTAGTTCTGCCATGAAACACAGGATTATTTGCAATAAAAATTGCAATTTGATTGTCAACATAAATCTTTGTTGGTTCCAGTTGATTCATGTGCAGATCTACAAGTATTTTTCTTATCCAAATGACTTGATTTACAACAGTAGTAGTTGCTGGATATTCAGCTCCAGCTGTGCTTTGAGCTACATTATCTTACTTCCTTGAACACCAAGAGAACATGCTTGATCTAAAACTAAAACAGTAGCCTAAGGTGCTCTTCATGTCGTCCACAGATACTGCCCAGTCACTATCAGAGTAGCCATGTATGAAGCATAAAATTCTCAAGATGAGAGAATTTTATACCATAGTTTATTGTACCTTTGATGTATCTTACTATCCTTTTTGTAGCTTGAAggtgcaattcacttgcacaatGCATAAAACATGACAGCGAACTAACAGCAAATGAAATGTCTAATCTTGTAGTTGTAAGATACATTAAACACCCAATCAAACTTCTGTACTGACCTTCATCTACTTTGTTTGTTCTATCATTCTTGCTGAATTTTTCCTTCAGATTCATAGGTGTGCTTGTGCTCTTGCAGCTTTCTATATGAAACTTCTTCAATATCTCTTTAGCATACTTCTGTTGACATATGAAGATTCCATCATTGCTTTGTTTCACCTCCATTTCAAGGAAGTAAGACATCAAACCGAGATTTGTCAtctcaaacacattaaacattTCGGTCTTGAACTCTTCAATTAATGTCTTATCACTTCCTCTTACAAGCAAGTCTTCAgcataaacataaataataattaagtttgCATCAGTTCCTTTTACATACAACATGGCCTCACTTAAACTTTTAACAAAGCCAAGTTTATGTAGATGCTCATCAATTTTGTTATACCATGCTCTAGGGGCTTGTTTAAGGCCATACAAAGCCTTCTTCAGCAGGTAGACCTTCTTGTCCCTGGACTTCAAAGCCTCTTGGTTGTTCTATGTAAATCTCCTCCTGCAGATCCATTCAGAAACACAGACTTTTCATCTAACTGATAAACTTCTTTTATACAGACACTACAAGTAGTAATCTGATTGTATCTAGGCGTACTACTGGTGTAAATGTTTCTGAGAAGTCCACTCCAAACACTTGAGCATATCCCTTTACAACTAATCTagctttgtatttgtttatagaaccatttgaattttatttggttcTATAAACCCATTTGACTCCTATGGCCTTCTTGTGTAAAGGCTTGTCTATCAATACTTAGGTATCATTCTTTTCAATCATTCTAATTTCCTCTTGCATTGCTTCAATCCATTCATTGTTCTTCACTCCCTATTCAAATTCTCCAGGTTCACAAATAGCAATATTACTACTTTCATATATTTCAGCTAAAGATCTTGTACCTCTGACTGGTTCATTGTCAAAGTTATCATTAATAATCTCAATGATTGAAGATTCCTACTTCTTTGTTGATGATTCCAACTTTTCTTCTGGTTGCTCCCACTTCCATTGTTTATTTTCCATAAAGTTGACGTATCTACTTACCAGAAGTCTTCCATTTTGAAGTTGGAAGATTCTATAAGCTTTTGATGGACTATTGTATCCAATGAACACTTATGGTTCTGACTTTTTATCCAGCTTATCTCTTTTCACCTGTGGTATAAGAGTGAAACAAATTCAACCAAAGATTTTTAAATGTTACAGGTCTGgtttgtatccaaaccaggctTTAAACgaagtttttttttgcaatgctCTAGTTGGCATTTTGTTCAACAAATATACTTAGGTGTTTGCAGCTTTAGCCCATAATTTCTTTGGCAACTCTTTTTCGTGCAACATACATCTAGTCATTTTCATGAtgctcatgttttttctttcactaaCACCATTCTATTATGGGGTGTAAGGTGTAGTAAGCTGATGTTCAATTCCGGATTCATCACAGAATTGTTGAAATCTTCCACTGGCATACTCCTTTCCATTGTCAGATATTAGTGTCTAAATATTGCATCCACTTTGGTTTTCCACCCATGTTTTATACTTCTAGAACACATTGGCAActtctaatttaaatttaagaaagaaaatccaacaaaacctggaataatcatcaatgaagaTGATATAATATCTGCTACCATTTAGTGAAGCTGTACTCAGAGGACCTCCAACGTCTATATGTACCAGCTAAATTTTACGTGTTGCTCTCCAGGTAGCATGAGGAAAAGGTTTTCTGACCTGCTTTCCATATTGACATCCTGCACAGTTGGCTGATTTGTTCTCCTGTTGTGGAACTCCTTTTACAAGAGTGTGTTTTTTGATATACATTAGCCCTGCATGATGAAAATGTCCAACTCTTTTATGCCACAGTTTGTCATTGCATGCTTATGCAGAGAACACACTCTGCTCCTCCTCCATAAGGTTTAAAGTAAAAccttttgctttcatttttacTTTAAACACATTGTTGCCTAAATTGTCTTTGATCAAACACCATTAATCTTCAAACATTACTTTGAAACCTTTTTCCATAAGCTTTCCAATACTAAACAAGTCTTGATCAATGTCAGACATATATTATACATATGAAATATACTTCAAATCTGACAGGCTATTTAAAACAACAATTCCTTTGCCTTTGACATTAATATAATcaccatttttaattttgactttGAAAATAGCAGTTCTGTCAAGTTCTTTGAACAAATCTTGATTGTTTTTCACGTGGTTTGTGCAACCACTATCAATCAACCAGGAATCATTCGAGCTGTTGCTTGTTGAAAAACATGATGCAACAAACAACTGCTCCTTTTCAGGTTGTTGAGCAACATGATTCACCTTTTCTTCATGTTGTTGTGACTTGCAGATTCTTTTAACATGTCCAGTCTGTCCACATTTTTTGCACTTGATGTCTGTTCTCCACCAACACTTGATCGActggtgatttattttttttacaataagtACATGGTGGAAATGTTTCCACCTTGTTTCTGTAAGTTTGaacccttttcttcttgttgaatCTCTTGTCTTTGCCTCCTTCATGGTATTGAGCTCTTGCTTGAAAAGCTCCCTGCATTGATTCCTTAAGTCTCATTGATCTTCTCTGCTCTTTTGCCTGCAGTGCATGTAACAATTCTCTAAGAGAAATATTGGTGAAGTCTTTTGATTCTTTCATTGAAGAAATCTTAGACTCATATTTTTCAAGCATAATGACCAGTATTTTCTGCACAATTCTGTCATCAGAAAATTCTTTTCCAAGTAATCTTACTTTGTTTATTATGCTTAGCAATTTGTCAGCataatctttgatgttttcGGTTTCCTTCATCTTCTGCATTTCAAATTCTCTGATTAAGTTAAGAACCTGCATATTTTGAGTTCTTTCattgccttgatattctttttttaagataGTCCCAAATACCTTTTGCAGATTCCAAATTCATGATTCTTGTGAATACTGTGTTTGACACTACAGCATATAAGCAAGCTTTAGCTTTGGACTTCCTTGTCCTTTTTTCCTTGTGAATCTTTAGTTGAGCCATTGTTGGATTTGCaggtaaataaaaaacaacataattttcttCCACAACTTCCTAGAGGTCTAACGCCTCAAGATGAACTGTCATTCTAATGGCCCAAGTTTCATAGTTTTCACCattgaagattggtggtgaatCGTGTGAGATGATTGATTCAGAatctatttttgtgttttttttattgtgtttgtggtttagtttggtttgtgtttttgtttctctCAACTCACAAGTCCCTCAAGATAAtctaagctctgataccaatttgttgattttaattcTCTAGTTGCAGAGCACAAGATGAAAAAGAATAGCAAATGTGAAAAAGAATTGGAAGAAGATGATATTATTGATTTCAGAATACTCTTAAATAGAGATGGAGTTTTACTTGGAAACAAAgacttttcaaaatttaaaaattgcataaccaacaaatcaaatgtaaTCAGAAATTTTATTCCTAAAATCTTGGTCTTCAAGTAGAGATCTTCATCGATGAAATCCCCTGAACAAGCAACAGCAAAGCTTCCTGGTCTTCTGCAGCTTTCTAAGACATTCTTTCAACACCTTTAATGAAGCAGGCAATGCTATTCCCACAACCTCCTCAAGCAGGAGATGCTTTCCATCAAGCTTTGAATAGACTTGCTCAAAAATTGCCTCATGATACAATTGTTTACCTGAAGTCAAGTGAGAAGATCTTTAACTGGATTACAGGCCTAGTCGGTGACCTGAAACCTTGGTTGCAGCTTTAACTTGATGcttcttaattaaattcttaGCAGCCTGCCCCTTAGCCCTGccaaaaaaattggtttaatcAAGGTGGCTATTTCACAGAAAGTGTAAATCATGATTTTGCTTTCAATGTATCAGATTAAAAGATTCATTCAGCAAGTTTAAGGGAGTGGCTATTAGTTGTAATCTGCCATAGGTAAAGAAACTTCATTGTTAGCACATAATTATATCATGTTGTCACCAAGTTTTAAACCTTGGCTTATTTGGTATGGAAACTGTTTTGTGTTCTATTTCAAGTGACTTAGGGATTCACTACTATCACTCCCGCTTtgaaacacaaattaaattctttGAAAGCAATGGATCAGAAGCCAAATGTGCTCAAAAGTGACATGTTCTTTGAACTGGAGCATCGTTTGTCTTTTGGCGAATTCTTTTGAATTAGATTCCAATTCTTGATACTATTTAacccaaaataataatagcGTAATATTCAATAAATCCTCTCATGAAAGTAACCTTCTAATAAAAtctgttttttaagaaaaatcctcTAAAGAAAACCAAACCTCACAAAATTACCATCAGGAATCATgtccaaaaaagaaagaaaactttgCCATCAAGAAAAAGAATAGCCAATTCAATCTTGCAAACTGCATCTTTTTACTATTTAGCATCTCTTCTTTGCTTGGTACCCAAGCCAGTGCACCCTAAAGTTCCCCAAAACAGAAGGCAATCTTTGTCCTTCAGGAAATGAATAGGCAACTACTTTAAAGTTTGTTCATTCTTGCAACTTGCTCTTATTTACTTCGTATCCTAGCCAACTACCCTATCTTACGTAATAATGATTTGCAAAGTTAGTCACATATGctctgaaataataaaaaaaaaacctccttaATCacgtgttgcgatgtcgcggtcgcacaaattaattaccctagcttcaaacacaacacacaagatagtatagagcaagcaaggggtcgatcccacgaggaagattcaagttagatttttatgctagatgatatgtaatttgggggggtttggacgttatctaggctaaagcaaaagaaaacagaaaactatcaaactaaatttaataaaatcagaaaattatcaagagaacaaaccttggtcacaagcacacatccacctacagaaatcagaactgatcatggaaacgaaacatcaatttatattctgaatatttatctcttcttaacattggttagttaacggatccgccgtataactagccctaaccatcaaacaaccacagtgtccgcactagtaatttaattcaatggcagccttaagaactagataagttgattaatcaagaaaacataactgtccgcagcctatgtttgatttgattgaatgttctccttaagattaataacgtagatccgccacaattattaaactcagttgcttcacaagttcatataccacaactccggttttgatatcaaacttaacaatagattgtctacaataataacttagagtccgctctagcaattaaaataaacaatcataggaaaaataagcataggagaacaaacatattcatcatataaactgaaaagaaaaggtaaaataaatctcacagttcttgaaatctgaaggtttccgtgtccttgcaaccaagaaaaagtgtttagccttgcatgtttgttgaacaactaatcaaaaagaaggaagaatgcataatttagggtttcttagaggaagggggcgtttttctctccttggctggctgcctccttctgctctccctcttttctgctggctgctgcctccttctctctctttttatatgctaagaaaccctagtctctattttacaaaatagtcctcccttgagttggcagtttacatttaagtacttcaataactatttttcctaaaaggagaaatagccttgcatgaaatcttcaagctctgacttagaggagctaaattgctgatataaaaacttggatgtcggtttagatgcttcggaacgtaatttgaaCTCGTTttttcacgaaacctgtttgctggcagaattcagttgtcatctttggaaaatcatatctccctcatatgacatcgtttttggctgaaattttgagcgtggataggtctttgaattaggaatccaaaaaaatttagtttgcatcaatcggacttctgtagctccatatattaaattgtgaatggccaaaggtcaacactggcagaatacgagatttgactttgcaggatgtgatttccatgatctttctccttttatttttcttgcattacatttccagaaaggtatggatgttagctttttagtgccactggaatcacttcatttcgattctagaactcacgctctgcacaaaacattgactgaacgtcaaatctgccaattacctccaatttactcctttttgcatctttcatccaaaaatgcctgcaaaacataaaacaaaaaatatcaaggtattatatatataaaacatggacaaaacattaggtagatgtgggtgaaactatcgaataatatggttacattaTCACGCAATCAATCTCTTAAAATTAAGATGTTATGAAGACAATAACAATGCTAGCAAAACTCTCTTTTAAAcactatttatttaaattatccacatcattattaaattaatttacttgCCAGCAACactctcttattattattattattattattattattattattattattattattttggaagtGTGGAAGCCAACGCATAGGGACAAggttaaataaatatcaaaattatgatccatatatcaattaaatttatcttaaaaaaattagatctcCAAAGGTTAAAAACTTCACAATTGAGTTCTTCCATCCATATTTTCATCATCTTAGTATTCAATTTATCCATCTTTCCATTTAAAGTCTCTATCATTACCTCTAACTTATCTTGTTTTTCTATAGGATCCTTCGCCTTTGATTGTGTCATACTTTTTGATGACATTATGAATACTTGCAATAAAggttaataataaagaaaaatttccTCACACACTCCCTCATGTGTTTACATTCGATTTAATGTCACTCCTTTCATGTTTCATACAATTCAATCAGACTTTTTACTATAATAACCTCATTATATATTTTACCTCACTATTCCTTTACTTATGTTCTTAAAGGTAACTTAGCaacttatcaaataattaatcaaaacaacatagcgacttgtaataataaagactcaaaaattaaaataatatataaaactaatcAAAACAGAACTTGAGGATAAATTTACAAATAGTAATGTAAATTTGTGTGaaatataatgatgaaaaaaagacacaaaataaaaataatgcattTTATGTTAAAGATTCAAAGAAAACTAACTAATTCAAGAAGTCAATATTACTTtaagaatttcaagaaataaattaaaataaagcaagaaaGATTTATAATACCCAAATTTAAATGAGGCAAGGCAAGACAATATTTGGACTATTCGACAAGAAAACAAGAGTTCAATTCGACAATATTAAGATTTGGTGTGTACCTATTCGACaagaatcaagaaaatatttaagaaacttTTCGCCAACCCTAAAATTTAAgggcttgtttttttattatgcccTAACTTGTCAATTCAATCAATTCTTGCAATTCTTGTTCAattattccttctttttttatccatataATTTGGCAAAAACaagatttcttttccttttttttactctaggttgaaatcaagaaaaataaaatatgaagatCAAGAACACCATTTCTCTTTGATGTTTTcgataaaatcaagaaattaagaaagatgattttttatatatataggtattgacataaactttgaaatattaAGAGAAGAATAtactctttttttaagaaacaagaCCCTAGCTGAAACtatgaagaaagaaaatcaagaaatgacacaaaataaagattaaagggATATAACCtaataatagcataagctcTGATATTAACTGATACGGATACCTAACAAGATatgcaaaaattaaatttgaatggtTTGCAAGTTAACCCAATAAGAACCTGTATTGGAGAATCAAATCTATACGTAATGATTACCCCCACCCTATGCCTATAAAAAGACACGAACGAGTAGTATAAAATCACAACAAAGTTGATCAATCCTTCAAAGAGTTtgcaagtttaataaaaaacttaatatgaGAATTACTTAACCACACAAAAGATATCAAGAATGTCAAtctctttattaaaaatagtttacCTTAGAAagtctttacaaaaaaaatatttatactagaaaGAATCTTAAGTCTAATAGGATATTCCTAATGGATATGGATAAgcctaataaataataataataataataataataattcaataaaatcaaatttaaataaaggcCCTAATATTTCTAAAAGgcctaataataactaaaagataaataaaacaataacccaatttaaataaGACTAAAGTTGTTTTTGTAATCTGCTAActtaattaaagcccaaattcaaACGTATGGCCCTCTCTCAACTTAATGAGTTAGAAGGCATGCCATATTTCATTGGAAAGCTATggatatataattttcaatacaAACTATAAGTGCATTACAATTCCTTTTGTAGCTCCAATTATGACCAAAACAgtagtgaaatgagaaaattgGCAAATTGAAATCttcttattctaatttttttttgtaatatttgaaTGCCCACTAACAAGCTTTTTTTGAACATGAATGAAATTAATCAAGGtttgttcttcattatttaatatcctTTTGATGTCCACCTTGGTCTAAGTgtcttgaagaagtccattgaatACCTCTTTAAACCTCTTAGCCCTAAATTTTGTCACTAGACAAACTAAAACCTTTAATAGATCTCTTAGTGTTGCTTGAATCGTATCATATAAagtttcaagatattattttaagataggTCCTGAACAAGATCAAGTTGAGAGATTtgatacaaacaaaaaaaaatttatgtaagcacaacatatataatatttatatcataagTAACTTGTTTATGTTGAAAAGGATCATTTAGGATGAAACTCCCAAAACCCccctataagaaaaaaaacccttatgaAATGTAAGGGAAAAAGAGTTAAAACATATATCTCCTTCTACCTTAAAATAATTGTAGGAATTAACAACACCttgcttcattttattttttagtagaaGGCAAGAAAATATTTGCATTTTGTAACATAGTTACAATAATCCAATTTCTAGATGGACTAAAACCACATACACCATAAGTCATTTGTAACATACTACAAACCAACCACATAAACcctaaatcaaatagaaaacctaaaaaatagttAGATAGATCAATCATTTACCCAAGCAGAACCAACAATGATGTTGTTGAAGGGCATAAATATGAGTTTCACGATGAAACCTATGAATCCCATCACTACGAGTCCTATCGTTGTACGAAATACCACTTTTGTGAAATCTGAAACAACACATAAATGAAATGCATTGTTTTAGTTAGAATGAtcaattcaatcaaattttgaaaaagaataaaacaagaaaaaaaggttgttgTTATTGCTAACCTTTA encodes:
- the LOC133671528 gene encoding protein transport protein Sec61 subunit gamma-like — its product is MKVINFVFNPLKEFTNDNIHQAKRCHKLDHKDFTKVVFRTTIGLVVMGFIGFIVKLIFMPFNNIIVGSAWVND